Below is a window of Chanodichthys erythropterus isolate Z2021 chromosome 19, ASM2448905v1, whole genome shotgun sequence DNA.
TAAATTGTTTTCTTCTCTACTGTAGCGCTTCTCTTGTACAGAGCAGAGTGAATCATttccactcaaaaaaaaaaaaaaaaaaaatcattcgtCTCAAGTTCCCGCACATGGAGACGACTGTGTTTTTGCTTGTAGTTTAGCTGAATTCACATTCTCCAGTTAGCTTGAAAGAAATTTTCTTTGAGGGCTCTCATGGATAATGAGGCCACTTCCAGTAATGCCCTCTCCTTTTTAAAACTCCCATCATTTGTCATTATGTTTTTTACAAGGTACTGTTTGTTAGAGGatcttaatttaatatttatttgtctGTGGTCAAATCACAATCGCCCATTAGCTTTTTTAGTTCTTTATTTGAATCCAGGGGcattaaatacaaaaatgtcACAGTGTAAACTACTGAAGCTACTCTACAAGCATTTTATATTGAACATcacacacaaaacagttttaaaCAAACACCTGCGTCTGGGATTTTGCAGCTTGGCTGTATTGCCGTTAAACATCAGTTAAAGCGTAAACGAGTCTGTAATACATTTTCGTCATCTGCTTGTATCGGGTTATTGGTTATTTATAATTCTTACTCAAAGCTGAGACTGTACAAATACACCACAGttccaaagtttggggtcagtaagaattttttgggaaataaatatatgtttttattcagcaaggatgcattaatgtGACCAAAAGAAACGGTAAAGACtttgatttctatttcaaatgaatgctgttcctttgaactttttattcatcaaagaatcctggaaaaagaaaaaaattatcagGGTTTCTacaaaacattaagcagcacaacactgataatacaaaacaatacttgagcaccaaatctgcatattagaatgatttctgaaagatcttGTGACGCTGAAGAGTGGcgtttgccatcacaggaataaattgcattttaaaatatattaaaatagaaaacagttattttcatttgcaataatatttcacaatataagcAGACGGGCATCTTTCCCAAACAAATTCTGCCgaccccaaagttttgaatggtagtgtaaattCAGACACTGTATTTAGTTTTAACTTGGCAATGTGAAGACAATTTTGCGAAACATTTCTTTTCTCAGGATGTCAGCATATTTCATTCATACATGGATGTGTATGTGGTATAATTATGTTTAAAGGCAGCACAAATTTCAGAAAGTAACAGTATTTATACTAAATCTTTCCAAATGGTTTTTATCAGGATGAATAGTCAGTTTTATTCCTATTCTGCTATGTTGTACATGTGGATGTATAAATTTGGATTATTTATGAGTAATAATGGTTGTAATGTGAAACGGCATTGTGACATCCTTTATGGGCATTATTTAAGGTTGCTTCTGTACATATAAAGAAATTATATGCAGgcatgagagaaaaaaaaaagataatatagttttaaattattaaatgtagaCCGATAACAGGGTAAAGACAGTGGAGTCATTATTTGAGTACAGTAAAATCCTCTCAGTGTCATATGTGCATGGTTCGTGTCCTCAATAAATATGAAATCTGTTCCACAGCtttgcatttgttttaaatGCTTACCctattaaaaggatagttcacccaaaaatgttccAAAGCTTTATGACTGTATGAAGCTGTAAGAGTTCTATGACACTAAAGATGATATTTACcatccatacaatgaaagtcagggGTTCCGGTGTAGTTTTGAACCCCATTTACTTACTTCTTGTGTaacatttttgggtcaactacaTTAAGAACCAGCAGATTGTGTCCCTTCATAATCCAAAGAGTCAATTTAGCTAGATGATGTCAAATATCATCCACGTTGTTTGTGGGAAACATGTTGTTACATAAATGGTGCATATTCTGTACATAAATGAGCCTATTTATGGACCAGCTTTAGCTTGTAAACTCAAATGGATCTTTTTGTTTGTCTTAGGAGCTGGTATTCATCATCACGTATGTAGCGTGCACATATTTACACTTGTCATTTAGTGCTCACTGAGTCTGTTCTGTGGCAGTGTGTGTTAGCTGCCCTGGCTGAAGCTGTGAATGTGGCTCAGGTAGTTGGACAGGTCTTCCTCTCCCTCCTCCTGTAGATGCTGCTGATAGCACTGCAGGAGCCGGGAGGCGCTAGTCTCCATGTGACTTTCTGCGTGAGGCAGGCAGGCATTCGACATGCCTAGGATGATGGTGGTTAAGGCCTTGATGTAATTCTTGGCCAGCGTGAGAGTCTCAATCTTGGAAAGTTTCTTGTCTGTTTTGACATGAGGAATGGCCTCCCGTAGGGCCTGAAAGGCGTTGTTGAGTTTGTGCAtcctctgcctctctctctcattaCTTTCCAGCCTGCGGACGTTGCGTTCCTTAGCGTTGCCGTGCTGGCGCCTGCGACGCGCGCC
It encodes the following:
- the bhlha15 gene encoding class A basic helix-loop-helix protein 15, whose protein sequence is MKSKGKGSKRGRQSWAEQDDPDFTLETEPGSSEQEGSEASVRLGGTWRTLRGEGHGRTRVGARRRRQHGNAKERNVRRLESNERERQRMHKLNNAFQALREAIPHVKTDKKLSKIETLTLAKNYIKALTTIILGMSNACLPHAESHMETSASRLLQCYQQHLQEEGEEDLSNYLSHIHSFSQGS